A genome region from Bosea sp. BIWAKO-01 includes the following:
- the ptsP gene encoding phosphoenolpyruvate--protein phosphotransferase — protein sequence MERRLSGLAASTGLAFGPAVAFRVVGEVRRETGSVASERQALADAVAASLQAVTALAASLHGEAADIVGFQVALLEDDALTEGAYAAIERGVPADAAWRQALAEEIAGYEASDDPYFRARAADLADIRDRVLRQLFGLPELTNAPPGAVILAQDLPPSAFLGIDWSQGGGIVLGAGSPTSHVAMLARGRGVPMVVGIGSDWEAVSGTVVVDGMAGLVLTGPLRASIEEARRRADELGHVRSKAETRKREPALTRDGTRIAVMVNVAGMADVAGFPAEACDGIGLTRTEFLVEQALQDEARQFEAYAALLHWAAGRPVTIRTLDAGGDKPIAGYTIDGETNPFLGLRGIRLSLRHPEIFRVQLRALARAASLGPLKVMLPMVTAARELELTRGLLDSVLAELAAEGVPHAAPALGIMVEIPAAAMAVASFDAAFFSIGSNDLTQYATAAARDGSAVAAYADVLHPGVLAMITHVARHGAELGREVSLCGDAGGDPRAIAALLRAGVRAVSVSPGLLAMAKEAIREVDLSQPGADA from the coding sequence ATGGAACGCCGCCTTTCCGGCCTCGCCGCATCGACCGGGCTCGCCTTCGGCCCGGCGGTGGCCTTTCGCGTAGTCGGCGAGGTGCGGCGCGAGACGGGCTCAGTCGCCAGCGAGCGACAGGCTCTGGCGGACGCCGTTGCCGCTTCCCTCCAGGCCGTCACGGCTTTGGCGGCCAGTCTTCACGGCGAGGCTGCCGATATCGTCGGCTTTCAGGTGGCGCTGCTCGAAGACGACGCCTTGACCGAGGGCGCCTATGCCGCAATTGAGCGCGGCGTGCCGGCCGACGCGGCCTGGCGACAGGCGCTGGCAGAGGAGATCGCGGGATATGAGGCGTCCGACGATCCCTATTTCCGCGCCCGCGCCGCAGACCTGGCCGATATCCGGGACCGGGTTCTGCGCCAGCTTTTCGGCTTGCCCGAACTGACGAATGCGCCGCCCGGCGCCGTCATCCTGGCGCAGGATCTGCCGCCTTCCGCCTTCCTTGGCATCGATTGGTCGCAAGGCGGCGGCATTGTTCTCGGGGCCGGCAGCCCGACCAGCCATGTCGCCATGCTGGCGCGCGGGCGTGGCGTGCCCATGGTGGTCGGCATCGGCTCCGATTGGGAGGCGGTCTCCGGCACGGTCGTCGTCGATGGCATGGCAGGCCTCGTCCTGACCGGCCCGTTGCGCGCGAGCATCGAGGAGGCGCGACGGCGAGCAGATGAACTCGGCCACGTGCGGAGCAAGGCGGAAACCCGCAAGCGCGAGCCTGCGCTGACCCGCGACGGGACCCGGATCGCCGTGATGGTCAATGTCGCGGGGATGGCCGATGTCGCCGGCTTCCCGGCCGAGGCCTGCGACGGCATCGGCCTGACCCGCACGGAGTTCCTCGTCGAGCAGGCCTTGCAGGATGAGGCGCGGCAGTTCGAGGCCTATGCCGCGTTGCTGCACTGGGCCGCCGGCCGGCCGGTGACGATCCGCACGCTCGATGCCGGCGGAGACAAGCCCATCGCCGGCTACACGATCGATGGCGAGACCAATCCCTTTCTCGGCCTGCGTGGCATCAGGCTGTCGCTGCGCCATCCCGAGATCTTCCGCGTCCAATTGCGGGCGTTGGCCCGGGCGGCGAGCCTGGGCCCGCTCAAGGTCATGCTGCCCATGGTCACCGCAGCGCGGGAACTGGAACTAACGAGAGGGCTGCTGGACAGCGTTCTGGCGGAACTCGCGGCGGAAGGAGTGCCGCATGCAGCGCCTGCGCTCGGCATCATGGTCGAGATTCCCGCCGCCGCCATGGCGGTCGCGAGCTTCGACGCCGCCTTTTTCTCGATCGGCTCCAACGATCTGACGCAATACGCGACCGCCGCCGCCCGCGATGGATCGGCGGTCGCGGCCTATGCCGACGTCCTGCATCCCGGCGTGCTCGCCATGATCACCCATGTCGCGCGCCATGGCGCGGAGCTTGGTCGAGAGGTCAGTCTCTGCGGCGATGCGGGAGGCGATCCGCGCGCCATCGCCGCATTGCTGCGGGCCGGCGTCCGGGCCGTATCAGTCTCTCCCGGGCTGTTAGCGATGGCGAAGGAAGCGATTCGCGAGGTCGATCTCTCGCAGCCAGGGGCGGACGCATGA
- a CDS encoding HPr family phosphocarrier protein has translation MQEVTASALLTNKIGLHARPSVKLTQTAKRFGSRIEVATSAAGPWTDAKSPVKIMRVKAAKGDVLHFKASGEDASAALAALVDIVARKFDEE, from the coding sequence ATGCAGGAGGTGACGGCCAGCGCCCTGCTCACCAACAAGATCGGGCTTCATGCCCGCCCTTCGGTGAAGCTTACCCAGACCGCCAAGCGCTTCGGCTCCCGTATCGAGGTCGCCACCAGCGCGGCCGGCCCGTGGACCGATGCCAAGAGCCCGGTGAAGATCATGCGCGTCAAGGCGGCAAAGGGCGACGTGCTGCATTTCAAGGCCAGCGGCGAAGATGCTTCCGCGGCGCTCGCCGCGCTCGTCGATATCGTCGCACGCAAGTTCGATGAGGAGTGA
- the dhaM gene encoding dihydroxyacetone kinase phosphoryl donor subunit DhaM — protein MPASKNVGIVIVSHSAKVAEGAADMVRQMVGDNVPLAAAGGNAEGGLGTDVAAIMAAIDKAWSEAGVAILVDLGGAETNSEMAVEMMPEERRERIVICNAPIVEGAVMAATEASGGSSLAVVQATAEELMSA, from the coding sequence ATGCCAGCCAGCAAGAATGTCGGCATCGTCATCGTGTCGCACTCGGCCAAGGTAGCCGAAGGCGCCGCCGACATGGTCCGCCAGATGGTCGGCGACAATGTCCCGCTCGCCGCGGCCGGAGGTAATGCCGAAGGCGGCCTGGGCACCGATGTCGCCGCCATCATGGCGGCGATCGACAAGGCGTGGTCGGAAGCGGGCGTCGCCATCCTGGTCGATCTCGGCGGGGCCGAGACCAATAGCGAGATGGCGGTGGAAATGATGCCGGAGGAGCGGCGCGAGCGCATCGTCATCTGTAATGCACCGATTGTGGAAGGCGCCGTGATGGCCGCGACCGAAGCGTCCGGCGGCTCGTCGCTGGCGGTCGTCCAGGCGACCGCCGAGGAACTCATGTCGGCATGA
- the dhaL gene encoding dihydroxyacetone kinase subunit DhaL, with the protein MDDALKKTLIEAMTGAIVTHADELTALDQAIGDGDHGLNMKRGFEAVLAEMDLITAKPLPDALKAIGTTLVMKVGGASGPLYGTLFMTLGKELPPEPTIADLARALAAAIEAVKARGKSDLGQKTMLDVLAPLQAALAHGGADLTKRLPEVVRFAAEATVPLKAIRGRASFLGERSIGHMDPGARSSALLATAICNAIGA; encoded by the coding sequence ATGGATGACGCGTTGAAGAAGACGCTGATCGAGGCCATGACGGGGGCAATCGTGACCCATGCCGATGAATTGACGGCGCTCGACCAGGCCATTGGCGACGGCGACCACGGACTGAACATGAAGCGCGGTTTCGAGGCCGTGCTGGCGGAGATGGATCTGATCACGGCAAAGCCCTTGCCCGACGCCCTGAAGGCAATCGGCACGACACTGGTGATGAAAGTCGGCGGCGCCTCGGGGCCGCTCTACGGCACGCTGTTCATGACGCTCGGCAAGGAGCTGCCGCCGGAGCCGACGATTGCGGATCTGGCGCGGGCACTGGCCGCGGCGATCGAGGCCGTGAAGGCGCGCGGCAAGTCCGATCTCGGCCAGAAGACCATGCTCGACGTGCTGGCGCCGCTCCAGGCCGCACTCGCTCATGGCGGCGCCGACCTCACGAAGCGCCTTCCCGAGGTCGTCAGGTTCGCGGCCGAGGCGACGGTGCCGCTCAAGGCCATTCGCGGGCGCGCCTCGTTTCTGGGCGAGCGTTCGATCGGCCATATGGACCCCGGGGCACGCTCATCGGCACTGCTCGCCACCGCAATCTGCAACGCCATCGGAGCCTGA
- a CDS encoding ABC transporter ATP-binding protein, translating into MAEVTLTQVSKRFGAVKAVSDLSLTIADGEFVVLLGPTGAGKTTVLRLVAGLETPDDGRIFIGGADVTALPPAARDVTFVFQQYSLYPHLSVFDNLAFPLRSPTRRTPEDEIRRAVGHVAKLLKIEDKLQNRATQLSGGQMQRVAIGRALVRRPAVYLMDEPLSSLDAKLRSELRIELKHIQQDLGATILYVTHDQTEAMTLASRIGVINQGRLVQIGTPRSIYEDPTDIYVATRLGSPGINLLPRALFPDLEAPASTTTIGVRTEHLAIAKARNGAVTGKVNWIERLGDQNHLHIAVNQQQIVSLVDPDEGLDVSDEVSVSLLKPLFFDADGQRVR; encoded by the coding sequence ATGGCTGAGGTCACGCTGACGCAGGTCTCGAAGCGGTTCGGCGCGGTGAAGGCCGTGAGCGATCTCTCGCTGACCATCGCCGACGGCGAATTCGTCGTGCTGTTGGGGCCGACGGGGGCGGGCAAAACGACCGTCTTGCGCCTCGTTGCCGGGCTGGAAACCCCGGATGACGGCCGCATCTTCATCGGCGGCGCCGATGTCACGGCGCTGCCGCCGGCGGCGCGCGACGTCACCTTCGTGTTCCAGCAATATTCGCTCTACCCGCATCTGAGCGTCTTCGACAATCTCGCCTTCCCCTTGCGTTCGCCGACACGACGCACGCCCGAGGACGAGATCCGGCGCGCCGTCGGCCATGTCGCAAAGCTCCTCAAGATCGAGGACAAGCTGCAGAACCGTGCGACGCAGCTCTCCGGCGGCCAGATGCAGCGCGTCGCGATCGGCCGTGCGCTGGTGCGCCGCCCGGCTGTCTACCTGATGGACGAGCCGCTCTCCTCGCTCGATGCCAAGCTGCGCTCGGAATTGCGCATCGAGCTGAAGCATATCCAGCAGGATCTCGGCGCGACCATCCTCTACGTCACCCATGACCAGACCGAAGCGATGACACTGGCCTCGCGCATCGGCGTGATCAACCAGGGGCGCCTCGTGCAGATCGGCACGCCGCGCAGCATCTATGAGGACCCGACCGACATCTATGTCGCCACCCGCCTCGGCAGCCCCGGCATCAACCTGCTGCCGCGCGCGCTCTTCCCCGATCTGGAGGCGCCGGCAAGCACGACCACGATCGGCGTGCGCACCGAACATCTCGCCATCGCCAAGGCCAGGAACGGTGCGGTGACGGGCAAGGTCAACTGGATCGAGCGGCTCGGCGATCAGAACCACCTGCATATCGCAGTGAACCAGCAGCAGATCGTCAGCCTGGTCGATCCGGATGAAGGCCTGGATGTCAGCGACGAGGTGAGCGTGAGCCTGCTCAAGCCGCTGTTCTTCGACGCCGACGGCCAGCGGGTGAGGTGA
- a CDS encoding ABC transporter ATP-binding protein — protein sequence MAEIRVDNLVKRFGAFMAVRDTSFTVENGDFFCLLGPSGCGKTTTLRMVAGLELPSSGSIRLDGEDVTFKRARERDIAMVFQLFALYPHMNVRKNISFPLVSMGVPRDEKRRRVEEAARVLRIEHLLDKSVSGLSGGDRQRVALGRAIVREPKAFMMDEPLGALDAEFRHLMCGELRALHDRLKATTVYVTHDQLEAMSMADKIAVMNDGVIEQLGSPQEIYDRPNSMFVGDFIGSPAMNFIRFDGAAIAGSTSVSIDAASVTLPELRESHAPGPLALGVRPEQIVIGDPGRQGSTLPGEIFGTEYLGTTQIVTVTTPRGKLKARLPAHLLVAAGDRVSLSFRPERLSLFDAATGKAIRSALHDAGTTRRSHG from the coding sequence ATGGCCGAGATCCGGGTCGACAATCTGGTGAAACGGTTCGGCGCCTTCATGGCGGTGCGCGATACCAGTTTCACGGTCGAAAACGGCGATTTCTTCTGCCTGCTGGGTCCCTCCGGCTGCGGCAAGACCACGACATTGCGGATGGTTGCGGGTCTGGAACTGCCATCCTCCGGCAGCATCCGGCTCGATGGCGAGGACGTCACCTTCAAGCGGGCGCGCGAGCGCGACATCGCCATGGTGTTCCAGCTCTTTGCGCTCTACCCGCACATGAACGTGCGCAAGAACATCAGCTTTCCCTTGGTCTCGATGGGCGTGCCCAGGGACGAGAAAAGACGGCGCGTCGAGGAAGCGGCGCGCGTGCTGCGCATCGAGCATCTTCTCGACAAGTCGGTTTCGGGCCTCTCGGGCGGCGATCGGCAGCGCGTCGCGCTCGGCCGCGCCATCGTGCGCGAACCGAAGGCCTTCATGATGGACGAGCCGCTGGGCGCGCTCGACGCCGAATTCCGCCATTTGATGTGCGGCGAGCTGCGCGCGCTGCACGACCGGCTGAAGGCGACGACGGTCTATGTCACCCATGACCAGCTCGAAGCCATGTCGATGGCCGACAAGATCGCGGTGATGAATGATGGGGTCATCGAGCAGCTCGGCTCGCCGCAGGAGATCTATGACCGCCCGAATTCGATGTTCGTCGGGGATTTCATCGGCTCGCCCGCGATGAATTTCATCCGCTTCGACGGCGCAGCCATTGCGGGCTCGACCTCGGTCAGCATCGATGCCGCCTCGGTGACCCTGCCGGAACTGCGCGAGAGCCACGCGCCCGGGCCGCTGGCGCTGGGAGTGCGGCCCGAGCAGATCGTCATCGGCGATCCCGGCCGGCAGGGCAGCACCCTTCCGGGCGAGATTTTCGGCACCGAATATCTCGGCACGACCCAGATCGTGACGGTCACCACCCCGCGCGGCAAGCTCAAGGCGCGCTTGCCCGCCCATCTGCTGGTGGCCGCCGGCGACCGCGTCAGCCTCTCGTTCAGGCCGGAACGGCTGTCGCTGTTCGATGCGGCGACGGGAAAGGCGATCCGCTCCGCCCTGCATGATGCCGGCACGACGAGGCGCTCCCATGGCTGA
- a CDS encoding carbohydrate ABC transporter permease, which yields MSGALSTAHSVVAPSGRVKLLAGTIVVLYALVAIVPLLWIGLTSIKTPPDSISYPPKVVPFLHFEPSIEGYCNLFNTRSRQTADYLASLPPAGSACEEITRSRSMVVVGPSNYVPRFVNSLIIAFGSTLLSVGLGTCAAYAFSRFKVPLKDDLLFFILSTRMMPPIAVAIPIFLMYRELGLSDTRLGMILLYTSVNVSLAVWLLKGFIDEIPREYEEAAMIDGYTRLQAFRKVVLPQATTGIVATAIFCLIFAWNEYAFAVLLTSGTAQTAPPFIPIIIGEGGQDWPAVAAGTTLFLIPILVFTVLLRKHLLRGITFGAVRK from the coding sequence ATGAGCGGCGCTCTCTCCACGGCCCATTCCGTCGTCGCGCCGAGCGGGCGCGTCAAGCTGCTGGCCGGCACCATAGTCGTTCTCTACGCGCTGGTGGCGATCGTGCCGCTGCTCTGGATCGGCCTGACCAGCATCAAGACGCCGCCGGACTCGATCTCCTACCCGCCCAAGGTCGTGCCCTTCCTGCATTTCGAGCCGTCGATCGAAGGCTATTGCAATCTGTTCAACACGCGCTCGCGCCAGACGGCGGACTATCTCGCCTCGCTGCCTCCGGCCGGCTCCGCCTGCGAGGAGATCACGCGCTCGCGCAGCATGGTGGTCGTCGGCCCCTCGAATTATGTGCCGCGCTTCGTCAATTCGCTGATCATCGCCTTCGGTTCGACGCTGCTCTCGGTCGGCTTGGGCACTTGCGCGGCCTATGCCTTCTCGCGCTTCAAGGTGCCGCTGAAGGACGACCTTCTGTTCTTCATCCTTTCGACGCGGATGATGCCGCCGATCGCCGTCGCGATCCCGATATTCCTGATGTATCGCGAGCTCGGCCTTTCCGACACGCGGCTCGGCATGATCCTGCTCTACACCTCGGTCAACGTCTCGCTGGCCGTCTGGCTGCTCAAGGGCTTCATCGACGAGATCCCGCGCGAATATGAGGAAGCGGCGATGATCGACGGCTACACGCGGCTGCAGGCCTTCCGGAAGGTCGTGCTGCCGCAGGCCACGACCGGCATCGTCGCCACCGCGATCTTCTGCCTGATCTTCGCCTGGAACGAATATGCCTTTGCCGTGCTGCTCACCTCGGGCACGGCGCAGACCGCGCCGCCCTTTATCCCGATCATCATTGGCGAGGGCGGGCAGGATTGGCCGGCGGTCGCGGCCGGAACGACGCTGTTCCTGATCCCGATCCTGGTTTTCACCGTGCTGCTGCGCAAGCACCTCTTGCGCGGCATCACCTTCGGGGCGGTGCGCAAATGA
- a CDS encoding carbohydrate ABC transporter permease — translation MRAAYSPIAHRVRGLSDKAIAWIFIAPTMILLLAINLFPLIWTIQLSFTNYRANRPNAPLRNVGLEHYQTILSDPEVWQRMQATAHFVFWTILLQTVIGFALAYLIDRKFRGHGFWTTLILIPMMLSPAVVGNFWTFLYQPQIGLFNYVVSFFSGIPPSSFQMLGDVNLSPWAIIIVDTWMWTPYVMLICLAGLRSIPDYIYEAAEVDRASNWRQFISITLPMCLPFIMLAVLFRGIENFKMFDMVNLLTSGGPGSTTELASITLKRAAFEAWRTGYSSAFAIILFVAVFGLANIYVKALNKVKAR, via the coding sequence ATGCGCGCAGCCTATTCCCCGATCGCCCACCGCGTCCGGGGTCTCAGCGACAAGGCCATCGCCTGGATCTTCATCGCGCCGACGATGATCCTCCTGCTGGCGATCAACCTGTTCCCGCTGATCTGGACGATCCAGCTCTCCTTCACCAATTACCGCGCCAATCGCCCCAATGCGCCGCTACGCAATGTCGGGCTCGAGCACTACCAGACGATCCTGTCGGATCCGGAAGTCTGGCAGCGCATGCAGGCCACCGCGCATTTCGTGTTCTGGACGATCCTGCTGCAGACCGTCATCGGCTTCGCGCTGGCCTATCTGATCGACCGCAAGTTCCGCGGCCATGGCTTCTGGACCACGCTGATCCTGATCCCGATGATGCTGTCGCCGGCGGTGGTCGGCAATTTCTGGACCTTCCTGTACCAGCCGCAGATCGGCCTGTTCAATTACGTGGTCTCGTTCTTCTCCGGCATTCCGCCGTCCTCCTTCCAGATGCTCGGCGATGTGAACCTGAGCCCCTGGGCGATCATCATCGTCGATACCTGGATGTGGACGCCCTACGTGATGCTGATCTGCCTCGCCGGCCTGCGCTCGATCCCGGACTACATCTACGAGGCCGCCGAGGTCGACCGGGCCAGCAACTGGCGGCAGTTCATCTCGATTACGCTGCCGATGTGTCTGCCCTTCATCATGCTGGCCGTGCTCTTCCGCGGCATCGAGAACTTCAAGATGTTCGACATGGTCAATCTCCTGACCTCGGGCGGACCGGGCTCGACCACCGAACTCGCCTCGATCACGCTGAAACGCGCCGCCTTCGAGGCCTGGCGCACCGGCTATTCCTCCGCCTTCGCGATCATCCTGTTCGTCGCCGTGTTCGGGCTGGCGAACATCTATGTGAAGGCGCTGAACAAGGTGAAGGCACGATGA
- a CDS encoding ABC transporter substrate-binding protein has protein sequence MLAATIAGSAALAATGAQAQGKSLTLCWAAWDPANALVELSKDFTAKTNIAMKFEFVPWPNFADRMLNELNSKGKLCDLIIGDSQWIGGSAENKHYVKLNDFFAKEGIKIDDFMPATVTGYAEWPKNTPNYWALPAMGDALGWTYRKDWFSKPDLQAEFKAKYNRELAAPKSQTELKQIAEFFQGRDIDGKKVYGAAIFTERGSEGITMGVANALYPFGFKYQDPKKPYAMAGFVNSEDAVKGLEFYKSLYKCCTPPGYSNAYMQEGLDAFKSGQAAMQMNWFAFFPGLYKDPNVGGDKIGFFVNPPEKEKGSQLGGQGISVVAYSPNQADALAYIKWFASLDVQKKWWELGGYTCHKGVLNDPGFAKSAPFAADFLVAMGQVVDFWAEPSYAQLMQAEQARIHDYVVAEKGTAKQALDLLIQDWNKVFKEDGKF, from the coding sequence ATGCTGGCCGCGACCATCGCCGGGAGCGCAGCGCTTGCTGCCACGGGGGCCCAGGCGCAGGGCAAGTCGCTGACGCTCTGCTGGGCGGCCTGGGACCCGGCCAATGCGCTGGTCGAGCTTTCCAAGGACTTCACCGCCAAGACCAATATCGCGATGAAGTTCGAGTTCGTGCCCTGGCCGAACTTCGCCGACCGCATGCTCAACGAGCTCAATTCCAAGGGCAAGCTCTGCGACCTGATCATCGGTGACTCGCAGTGGATCGGCGGCTCTGCCGAGAACAAGCATTATGTGAAGCTGAACGATTTCTTTGCCAAAGAAGGCATCAAGATCGACGACTTCATGCCGGCGACCGTCACGGGCTATGCGGAATGGCCGAAGAACACGCCGAATTACTGGGCGTTGCCGGCCATGGGGGATGCGCTCGGCTGGACCTACCGCAAGGACTGGTTTTCCAAGCCCGATCTGCAGGCCGAATTCAAGGCCAAGTACAACCGCGAGCTCGCTGCCCCGAAGTCGCAGACCGAGCTGAAGCAGATCGCCGAGTTCTTCCAGGGCCGCGACATCGACGGCAAGAAGGTCTATGGCGCAGCGATCTTCACCGAGCGCGGCTCGGAAGGCATCACGATGGGCGTCGCCAACGCGCTCTATCCCTTCGGCTTCAAATACCAGGACCCGAAGAAGCCCTACGCCATGGCCGGCTTCGTCAATTCCGAAGATGCCGTGAAGGGCCTGGAGTTCTACAAGTCGCTGTACAAGTGCTGTACCCCGCCGGGCTATTCCAACGCCTATATGCAGGAGGGCCTGGACGCCTTCAAATCCGGGCAGGCGGCGATGCAGATGAACTGGTTCGCCTTCTTCCCCGGCCTGTACAAGGATCCCAATGTCGGCGGCGACAAGATCGGCTTCTTCGTCAATCCGCCTGAGAAGGAGAAGGGCTCGCAGCTCGGCGGGCAGGGCATCTCGGTCGTCGCCTATTCGCCGAACCAGGCCGACGCGCTGGCCTATATCAAATGGTTCGCCTCGCTCGACGTGCAGAAGAAGTGGTGGGAGCTCGGCGGCTATACTTGCCACAAGGGCGTGCTGAACGACCCCGGTTTTGCCAAATCCGCGCCCTTTGCGGCCGATTTCCTCGTCGCCATGGGCCAGGTCGTCGATTTCTGGGCCGAGCCGTCCTACGCGCAGCTGATGCAGGCGGAACAGGCACGCATCCACGACTATGTCGTGGCTGAGAAGGGCACCGCCAAACAGGCGCTCGACCTGCTGATCCAGGATTGGAACAAGGTCTTCAAGGAAGACGGCAAGTTCTGA
- a CDS encoding lytic transglycosylase domain-containing protein yields MLWQRRLVAAGITLLSAGVGGCIVPDDTFAEAAKPLAYSGEQSVDPRSPGGPARAGIDRIIEQQSAHYELPSDLVRRIVKRESNFRPTAQNGGHFGLMQIKHATARSMGYTGPAVGLLDPEVNLTYGLKYLRGAWLVADRDQNRADRYYRSGYYYDAKRKGLLEATGLGKDRTRLAKPRHASDSIPPTR; encoded by the coding sequence ATGCTGTGGCAAAGACGTCTCGTTGCAGCCGGTATCACCTTGCTGTCTGCCGGGGTTGGAGGATGCATCGTTCCGGACGACACGTTCGCGGAGGCAGCGAAACCGCTTGCTTACTCCGGCGAACAGTCAGTTGATCCTCGGTCACCAGGCGGCCCGGCGCGCGCAGGCATCGACCGGATCATCGAACAGCAGTCAGCGCATTACGAACTCCCCTCGGATTTGGTCCGGCGAATCGTCAAGCGCGAGAGCAACTTTCGCCCAACCGCCCAGAACGGTGGTCATTTTGGATTGATGCAGATCAAGCACGCGACGGCGCGCAGCATGGGTTACACCGGCCCGGCAGTGGGGTTGCTCGATCCCGAGGTCAATCTCACCTATGGGCTCAAATATCTGCGGGGAGCCTGGCTCGTGGCCGATCGCGACCAGAACCGCGCCGACCGCTACTATCGGAGCGGGTACTATTACGATGCCAAGCGGAAGGGGCTTCTCGAAGCGACCGGCCTCGGCAAGGACCGTACGCGGTTAGCCAAACCCCGCCACGCGTCGGACAGTATTCCTCCAACGCGCTAG
- a CDS encoding L,D-transpeptidase yields the protein MKPVDLMTALVVLLAVGAAPASALTAEQINTATFAARPYQKASGPNPLIVKAQVLLSRRSISPGVIDGIDGENFRKAVAQFRRQEKLSESDELDEVAWRGLGGDTVQDVVAEYKLSDKDTDYDFADDIPRDYAKQAKMKRLSFTSPQEMLGERFHMSEKLLMELNQGQAFTEAGSRIYIVSGDRSLQRGGAKRVEAVKSTGMVVVYGEGDTILASYPATIGSKNTPSLSGQYKVTRIARNPNYTYDPEKNFQQGKNDETLVLPPGPNNPVGTVWIALSEPTFGIHGTPEPSQVSKTTSHGCVRLTNWDVEELADILRPGVPVHFLD from the coding sequence ATGAAACCCGTTGATTTGATGACAGCCTTGGTGGTCCTCTTGGCCGTCGGTGCGGCACCGGCGTCGGCTCTGACAGCCGAGCAAATCAACACAGCGACATTCGCGGCGCGTCCCTACCAGAAAGCGAGTGGGCCCAATCCCTTGATCGTGAAGGCCCAGGTCTTGCTCAGCCGGCGCAGCATCTCACCGGGTGTGATCGATGGCATCGATGGGGAGAACTTCCGCAAGGCCGTCGCGCAGTTCCGGCGCCAGGAAAAACTTAGTGAAAGCGACGAATTGGACGAGGTCGCTTGGCGCGGGCTTGGCGGCGATACCGTTCAGGATGTCGTGGCCGAATACAAGCTGTCCGACAAAGACACGGATTACGACTTCGCTGACGATATTCCCCGCGACTACGCGAAGCAGGCGAAGATGAAGCGCCTCTCCTTTACCAGCCCGCAGGAGATGCTCGGCGAACGCTTTCACATGAGCGAAAAGCTCTTGATGGAGCTCAACCAAGGGCAGGCCTTTACCGAGGCCGGCAGCCGAATTTACATCGTGTCTGGCGACCGCTCGCTTCAAAGGGGGGGCGCTAAAAGGGTCGAAGCCGTCAAGAGTACCGGAATGGTCGTTGTCTATGGCGAAGGCGACACCATCCTCGCGAGCTATCCGGCAACGATCGGGAGCAAAAACACGCCATCTCTGTCCGGCCAGTACAAGGTCACCCGCATCGCGCGGAACCCGAACTACACCTACGACCCCGAGAAGAATTTCCAGCAGGGCAAGAACGACGAAACCCTCGTGCTGCCGCCTGGGCCTAATAACCCGGTCGGAACCGTCTGGATTGCACTGTCTGAGCCAACATTCGGGATTCACGGGACGCCTGAACCCTCTCAGGTCAGCAAAACGACGTCGCATGGCTGCGTGAGACTGACGAACTGGGATGTGGAGGAGCTTGCCGACATCTTGCGTCCAGGCGTCCCGGTGCACTTCTTGGACTAA
- a CDS encoding phospholipase D-like domain-containing protein has product MLEARKRGVEIEIIVPGKTTDARLVQKASRHFWGELLEAGIKIYEFHPTMYHCKLVILDEVWTSVGSTNIDERALRLNDEANMNFYDPRFAREQIEIFKTDLTRSAPYTMVQWRQRTVGEKLSDWLASLLRSQI; this is encoded by the coding sequence TTGCTCGAAGCGCGAAAGCGCGGCGTCGAAATCGAGATTATTGTGCCTGGAAAAACGACTGATGCGCGCCTTGTTCAGAAAGCGTCACGCCACTTTTGGGGCGAATTGCTCGAGGCTGGGATAAAGATCTACGAGTTTCATCCGACAATGTATCACTGCAAACTCGTGATCCTCGATGAGGTCTGGACATCTGTGGGGTCCACCAACATCGACGAGCGCGCTCTTCGTTTGAACGACGAGGCCAATATGAATTTTTACGATCCAAGGTTCGCACGAGAACAAATTGAGATCTTCAAAACCGATCTGACGCGCTCTGCGCCCTACACGATGGTGCAATGGCGACAAAGAACCGTTGGCGAGAAACTGTCTGATTGGCTAGCCAGCTTGCTGCGATCCCAAATCTAG